The sequence GCTGATCCACTCAGGGCGTCACTAGCGTTCATAAATATTCATATCCatgatgaaaggtccatggcagttccctaggattaaaaagaaaggaaatcaggttttcatggggctatcatggctgaacaagtaagtcttacactattatcgctcagatttaatttgcctaatgtatggagctagcatttttttgttgtttttttaaatacatatttttaagtctgccatctatactgatctgggctgatatctaactttccatagtttgagttgtttgcagaaacgtaaataATTTTTAGTTATATTAAAACCATATAAACTGTCATTCATTGTTCTACcaaaatagtaattgcaatcataacatcaataattaggcccatatgctaatcatgtggtcctgatatgaagtacgcatagataagtgggttcgggtagactctggtgtaaacttcaAGTAGATAGAGTAaagaaaattaataaattaatcacattatgtgatgttctctcaacagacgagacattaccttcttgaaagacttttagataaaattcaattgaCATTTTCCAGAACTCCGCTAAATTTGGACGTTTTATAATTTGTTTGTCgtcaggagctgtatcatcttgatgcCCGCCCTgttatacttctgattggccctcagctttttgcgcctgaccaatcagaaaggaggggcggTCTAACTATAcccgcccacaaagtgccaaaacaaagACAGCGCGCGTACATAGGCACAGCGAGCACGCTAAAAGGCGCCGCGCGCGCGAAATGGAGAGATTCAGCGCGCGATTTTTGGCACTGTGACGACAcaatgttctctactagatcctttcagcaagaatatggcaatctcgcacaataataaagtatgacacatagagtgggCCCTAAGTCCTCgattaaataagaatatctcatttcagtaggcctctgaCTCTTTTGAAGAAGTGGGTGGCTCTTAAAAGAGCAGTTTGTGTGTGTAAATTGCGAGGACAATTTACTTGGAGCTGGTGTACTTGGTCACAGCCTTGGTGCCCTCAGACACAGCGTGCTTGGCCAGCTCACCGGGCAGCAGGAGACGCACGGCGGTCTGGATCTCCCTGGAAGAGATAGTGGATCTCTTGTTGTAGTGAGCCAGGCGAGAAGCCTCAGAAGCGATGCGCTCGAAGATGTCGTTGACGAAGGAGTTCATGATGCTCATGGCCTTGGACGAGATGCCGGTGTCAGGGTGGACCTGCTTCAGCACCTTGTACACGTAGATGGCATAGCTCT comes from Nerophis ophidion isolate RoL-2023_Sa linkage group LG24, RoL_Noph_v1.0, whole genome shotgun sequence and encodes:
- the LOC133542197 gene encoding histone H2B-like, giving the protein MPDPPAKSAPKKGSKKAVTKAAGKGKGKRRKARKESYAIYVYKVLKQVHPDTGISSKAMSIMNSFVNDIFERIASEASRLAHYNKRSTISSREIQTAVRLLLPGELAKHAVSEGTKAVTKYTSSK